A single genomic interval of Hydractinia symbiolongicarpus strain clone_291-10 chromosome 8, HSymV2.1, whole genome shotgun sequence harbors:
- the LOC130655287 gene encoding NF-kappa-B inhibitor-interacting Ras-like protein 1, with the protein MPKSFSKIIVLGASSIGKTTIIEQIVYGNYNPEKEMHPTIEDSYDAWVDADRGQKERIRIFDVKGLDLNNLVLPFHHIQVADAFMLVFSVTSRKSLTLVEHLKKEIERIRGKDFPIVVLGTKVDVADARECEHSAVVKWANSERIKMFEVLPMNRNTLQEPLTYLVKKISSNIGKRNADVKGIFRRGVGKNFKESMSES; encoded by the exons ATGCCCAAAAGCTTCTCTAAAATTATAGTACTAGGTGCTAGTTCTATTGGAAAGACAACCATTATTGAACAGATAGTTTATGGAAATTACAATCCAGAAAAg GAGATGCATCCAACAATAGAAGATTCATACGATGCATGGGTCGATGCTGATCGAGGACAAAAGGAAAGAATTCGAATATTTGATGTAAAAGGACTG gACTTGAACAATCTGGTTTTGCCGTTTCACCACATCCAAGTAGCAGAC GCTTTTATGTTGGTGTTCAGTGTAACTTCCCGAAAAAGTTTGACCTTGGTTGAGCATCTAAAGAAGGAGATCGAACGCATCAGAGGAAAAGAT tttcctATTGTTGTGCTTGGCACGAAGGTTGATGTAGCAGATGCACGAGAGTGTGAACATTCTGCTGTTGTAAAATGGGCTAATTCCGAACGAA TTAAGATGTTTGAGGTTTTGCCAATGAACAGAAATACGTTACAGGAGCCACTAACATACCTTGTGAAAAAAATCAGCAGTAACATTG GTAAACGAAATGCGGATGTGAAAGGTATATTTCGACGTGGCGTGGGaaagaattttaaagaaagCATGTCAGAGAGTTGA